The sequence CAATGGCAGTGACAtgtttgtcattttaataataaataacatctaTTGAGTACTTAAGAGGTGTCCAGCAGCATGGGGTGAGTGCTTTATGTCTCTTTTCAACATCTTCACAAGAACCCTCTGAAGTAAGAAGTAACGCATCTGtatcttacagatgagggaactgtaAGGAACTTACTCAAGGTGACTTTTTAGGagctggcagagccaggatttgggcTTTGATAGTGATATTAATAAGCTCATTTTGAAGAGGTCAGTAGTTTTAGGGATGTATAAGTTCTGACTGGTTAAACAGTCTGGTTAAATAGTCTATCACCTTATCATATCATATTATCCtgtcatattttttttaaataccaaggATGAATAGTACCTTATAAACAGTATTAGCTTTCTAAGAAAAGCTGATATGCAGTACATTAAATATAGccagacatttcctttttttttttttttttttttttttgaggcagggtctcactctgtcacccaggctggagtgcagtggtgtgatcttggctcactgtagcctcaacctcccaggctcaatgatcctcctgcctcagccccccaccccagtagctgggactacaggcacatgccaccatgcctggctaatttttgtatttatttatttatttatttatttatttatatttttttagagacagggctttgtcactttgtccaggctggtctcgaactcctgggctcaagagatccacctgccttggcctcccaaagtgctgggactttacaggtgtgagccaccaagcccagctggttttttttttttttttttttttttttttgaggcagagtttcactccgccttcattacccaggctggagtgcagtggcctgatctcagctcactgcaacctctgcctcccgggttcaagcgattctcgtacttcagcctcccaagtagctggaattacaggtgtgcaccactgtgcttggctaatttttttatttttcgtagagacagggtttcatcgtgttggccaggctggtctcgaactcttggcctctcaagtgatcacccacctcagcctcccaaagtgctgggattacaggcgtgcctgagccactgtgcccagcattgGCCAGAGATTTTCAAGTGATCTTAGGAATGTGGGAAATCTATTTCCAAAGGATAAAGGGTGGTACCTAGATAAGAGAGTACTAGCCCACTACTGAGTTGGCATATCTCTTAACTCTCCAGGTGTCTGAAGTTGACCTCCCTTTTTCCCACCCACCACGTGAACTCGGGCCAGTCAGAAAGAAAACTGGAGACTCCTACATAGCTGATGCTCAGAATAGTTTATTACCCTTAAAGGAgaacaggaaaggaaaaagggatgTCTGGCTCAGAGGGTACTTCTAACCCCTCGCTCTAGGCAGCCCTGTCCATATCAGTGCCAAATGAGAGCCAGGATGGCAGCCAGCAGACATCAGGGGGTACAATCTGAAGCTCCGGGACTCCCAACATCCTGGAGGGTACACAGCTCAAACAGGCTCCCCTGGACAGGAATCCCCTTGGACTCCTTCCTCAGTGACTCCCAGGTCAGTAGCTTCCTTCTGCCAGGCCCAGAGGGCAGTCAGTGCACAGGTGTGGAACACCTTGTGCTGGCAGCCCGGGGACCACGGAATCTCAGAAGCAGGGCCCTGGGGACCTAGGGCAGGAGGAATAGGGATAGAATCAGCGTACAAGAGAACTCTTCTGTGGAGAGATTAAAAACCACCGTCTTAAGGTTTTCTGTTGGAAAGTAGTAAAGGGTGGTAGAAATAGCATTGAGGCAGGAGGGAGTAGAGGGAGCTGAGGGTTTTAGTCCCTGCCCTGCCACTACCTGGGCAAGTCACAGTCATAGGGGTCCAATGCTGAAAGGCTTTAGAGAGCTGCAGTGGAGTACAAAGTCCTGGAGTCCCATTACTACCTGTGAGATCTTGGGTAAGCTATGTTATCTCCCTTACCTAGagttcctcatatgtaaaatgagcgTAATAATGGTACTTATTTCCCTGAGTTTTGTTTTGCCTTCTTTTCTGGTAAGTCAACACTTaattctataaaatggaaaaagtgtTCCCTCCCTGGTTTTACCGTGAAGATGCAATGAGATGTCATGTGTAAAGCGCTTAGCCCAGCACCTGACATGTAGGAAGTGATCCATAATTCTAGGCAATTATTAGGCTACCGCCCCCctatccattttacagaagaggagacaTTTTTCTTCTGAGCCTGTGTTTTCAAATGTTGGGGGATAGGCTTGCCAGTCCTCTAGGTACCACTACCAAGTATTGAGCTCCTATCTGGCATGTACTGCAAAGTGATTTATGTGTATTCTTACTCAGTCCAATAAGGTAAGCACCACTATTTCCCCCATTTTGCAGACAAACTGAGGATCGGGAGTAAACAACTTTTTCCCCGTTACAAAGTTGGTAGGAAACTAGGCCTGTCTGCCTCATCCTCTTTTCACATTCCAGTTACGTTTATGTGTGATCCAGACAATTGTGAGATAGACAGACTTAGGGATCTAGATGCCATATGCCGTATTAGCCAAAGGTTGTGAATGTAAACATACATTTGGCTTGTTAACAAGTAGATAGCTCCCTAAAGGTGGGTAGTTAGGTAGCTGCTGATGAGAAATGGAGCCAGGACTGACTGGCCACAGGGCTTTATGATGATGACCCTGGTGTGGCGTGAGAAAAGGCCAAACATTTGTTCAGTGCCCCACAAACTGGCTTCTCCTACATCAAGCTTGATTTGCTTAAAACCCCCTGAAACAGACATTAGTATCACTATTTTATAAACATGAaataggctcagagaggtcaggtgACTTCTAAAAAGTCACTCAATATAAAATCAGATTCACACACTTCAGTTTTTTCCCAGTTAACTGTTAAGCAGCCATTTCTGGGGTGGCTTCCTCTCCAAATCAGTGTTACTGGGCCCAGAGGAGGAGCTTTAGGTTGAAATGGTTAAACAAAGGGAGGTTGGTAGTGGGGAGACCCCGGTTGTGGAATTGTGGGAGGCAGGTGGGATGAGGTGGAAGGAGCCTACTGCTGGGATTCCTTCACTCCCAGGCCTGCCCCTTGCTGCCCTGGCCATGCTGGGTCCCCGCCTTCACACACAGCCCTCCCCTATACTCGGTGGCATTCCCAGTGGGCAACTGGGGCCCAACTCCAGCTCTCTGGAGCAAAGTGAAGTTGCCAGTCTCACTCAGGCCCACCCCAATCCAGCCTCCACTTGGGGCTCCCTGGGCAGGCCCCCATGAAGGCTAGTGCAAGGGGGCTCCCCAGAAAGGGTCGGGTTTTTTTAGCTGGGAGGGCGCTGTCTTGACTGTCGCTGACAGCGCGCTCAGGACAGAAGTTCACGCAAAGGTTGATGGAATGAAAGAGTGAGTAGAGATTATTTTCGAAAGTTGATGGAATTGAAAATACCCAGCAAGGGAACCGCAATGGAGACTGTTCAGGAAATGGGCTGGAGTGCAAGCTGGGTGGGAAGACCCGTGGAAGTGGAGGTTACTGGGGTGGAGGTGGCGCGGGAAGTGGCGGGGTGGTGGGGGCGGAGGTAGGCACCGTAGGGGAGCTCCAGGAAGATTGCGCTGGGAGGTGGAGCTCGGGAGCGCGCAGCAGCCACTATGTGTGCTAAGCAGTCCCCGCACCGTggctctgcccaggctggtccgCGCGGCTGCTGATGCCCAGTAATAGTGGGGAGGAGTGTGTGAgtgggcggggcggggggcgAAGTCCATCCAATcgttctccctctctcccaaaCTGGAGATCTATCTTCATCGCTGCCCTGACCCTCACCCCCAGAGAGCTGTGTGCCCCTCAATGGCTCCACTGCTCTCCCGAGGGCGCCCACTCCACGCAGCCTGCCTCTGGGGAATATGGAGGCCTTTGTCCGGAGAAAACTCGGGCTCCCTTGGCTTTCCTCTCCGCAACGTCTAAGTTAGGGTCCTGTGACTCCTACCGACAGAGGGTGACCCCGGCCAGATGGGGTCGACCAGGGCTTGGGGTTAAGGTCTTCGGATTGAGGGTGGACCTGCCATGTCATGCTGGAGCAGTAGAGATGCAGTACCAGCTCCTCCGCCTGATCCGGTGCCTTCTATGATCTGTGACGAAGGCACGACACATTTGGAGGCCCAGCTGACATCCACTTTTTGACACCAGCCGCAATGCAATCAGTTTTTGACAATCAGTTTTTGACAATCAGGTCGCAATGCACGCGCATGACCCACAGGGTGCTGGGGCTATTCCTCCTGCCTCGTGACTTCTGAGCAGGCTCTCATTTCACCTTTTCCCTTTCTTGGGAAAATGGAATGGGGAGTAACCAGGAGCCCTTGCTCCTGCCACTTTCTAGCTGAGTGAGCCTGGACAAGTTACTTTCTGCCTCCGTGCCGCGGTTTCCTCTTGAGGGCTCACGGGGCGATTGTGAGGCACCTTGCATCCAGGAAGCACACGAGCGCCCTGACTTCATAGAGCGCACCACTCAGGAGACCAGCTcgtggaggtgggggaggggtgcaGTTCGCTGGCTTATTTGGTTCTAGACTGACCTTCGGGgccagggggtggaggtgggggaagcCTGAAGTCGCGACACAGGCTCCCTCTACCGAAGGCCTCTTTCCTTCATCCTTCCCAGCCCCAGACAAACAGGCAGAGTAAGCAGTATTCATCTTAGGTGCCATATGGAAGATTTTATTTGTAGACTCGTGAATTTCGCCACCCATCCCTCCCCTTAAGCTGACTGCGCGATCTCCACCCTCTGCTCGCACCTCTGGCTCCCGTCCAGGTCACATCAACCTGCCAGCAGAAACCTCGGTGTTAGATGCTAAGACTGTCCCCAGGGGGCACTGGTCGTTTGGGGAGCGGGCGCAGGGACAAGGGTGCTGTGGTGTCTGTGGTAGGTTGGAAATGGCTTTGCTAAAAAGGAAAAGCCTCCCTTTAAGCTAGACCCGGTGGGCACTCACCCCCTTCCTTTCATGGGACTTTAATCCTCCCACGAAAGGGCTggagtattttcttctttttttgctaAGGAACTTTCTGTTCAGAgtaaatctctttttttcctttctttttttttaagacagggtcttgctgtcttgcccagactggagtgcagtggcgaagtcacagctcactgcagcctcgacctcctgggctcaagcaatcctccaacctcagcctcctgagtagctgacactacaagcgcaagccaccacatctgtctaatttttaaattttttgtagagacagtgtctcattatcttgcccaggctggtcttgaactcctggcctcaagcagtcttcctgccctgacctcccaaggtgctgggattacaggcgtgagccaccatgcctagtctgTTCAGAGTAAATCTTATTTGAGGCATGAATAAATCAAACATGAATGGAGAGTTGAATTGATCTAAGAGGGAATGGGATGCAGCAAAGCCCTACTTGACCATCTCCCCCTCCCACATTTGGAAATCCTTAAACCCACTTATGTAGGCCTCTGACTGTGAGATTCAGAGCCACAGCAGTTTCCACCTCTGCTAAGGCCTTCAGGCAATGAAGGCTCACTTCAGTGCGCCTCCTTCCCCAGGTCTCCTAGCTGTATCCTGAGAGGCCTCAACCTAGTCACTACCCTGCTGTATGACGTTGGTCTAAGGCTTCCCCATCTCTGGACATGAAGGCGGAGCCTCCCAGCACTGCCATCCACACACCACTCAAGACTCCAGATCCTGAGCCCTGACTCTGGGCCCCAGATCTGGGCCTGGCTTGGGGCTTGCATCTCACCTAGCCTGGCAGTGTTGTTATCACACCCACCTTGTATGGATGCCACATAGGCATTTCAAGTGATGCGGAGCAGAAGCGGGTGCAGCGGCGCTTGACCCAACGCAGGGTGGAGGATCTGCACATCACCCGGGGTGCCGGGAGGTGGATTCGTGTGGGCAGCCCCTCAAACCAGATCCACTGGTCGGCTACATTCAGCTGCTTCATGTGCCCCATGGGAGTTCTATTGTGGTAGGGCTTAATGAAGATGACTCGGGGGCCCTCAGTGAGTAGTTGCCTCCCCTGGGCTCCAAGGTTCAAGCCATAATCCCTCGATGTCCTTGGAACCTCAGGCTCTACATGCTTTTCTTTCCATGGCATTGCTGCCGATGACGTTTTTGCCTTGTTACTCATCCTTGACTGCACCTGGGGCTTCCACTCCTTGTACTCTTTTTTCTTAGGGTCCCCTGTGGACTCTAATTTCTTGGACTTGAGTTCCTTCTTGGAGCACCCGATCTCCTGGAACTCTTCATTATTTTGTTTCGCTTTATTGCAGGCACTGTTTTCCCTGGCAGGGAGAGGAAAGGCAGTCAGCAGAGCAGGACCAAGGCCCTGGTTGCCTAGCCTTGCCCCGAGACAGTTGATATGTAGTCAGCTCAGGGGAGCCTGTTAATAAAGCTAGAGGGGCATGCAAAGAAacttctctgttgcccagaggcCTTGTGCTGGTATGAGGGGGTGTGATGAGCACTGGCAGAAGGGATGTGAGAGATTGGGAAGGTGAGAGCCATGACTAGTAGTTAAGGCCCCTAGGAATGGATATTGTCTACATCATCTGCCACTAGATTAGAATTCTGTCTCTCTGGACTTCAGGTGGCAGGGTGAACAGTCTAGTAGTTTTTCTAAATTGTGCTCCAAGAAACCTTAGGGTTCTGAGGAGGTGTCTCAATGTCACTTCCCCTCACCGAATGGGGGCAGGATACCTCCCCCCAGCCCATAACAACACAACTGGGGCTTGGGAATAGATATTTGAACAGAGGTTTCACTGCTTTAATAAAGTTGGGAAActgttcaagaccagcgtgggcaacatggtgagactctgtctccatacaaaaaaaaaaaaaaaaaaaaaaattaagttggaaAATGATGGGGCTAGATGATCCTGATCCTTCTAGCTCTGTGTTTCCTGACTGCCTGCAACTAGAGGCCAAATGAGAAAGAGGAGCCCAGAAAGATGGCCTTGACAGAAATATTAAATGCTGAGACTTTCCCAAAGGGTGTCTGTAACAGACTGGGCCCCCTGCAAACCCCCAGTGGCAACACCATCCTAGCCAAGGGTGTGGAGAGAGATGAGGCCTTGGGCTGCAGATAATGGCAATACTGTGATGATAATAATGGCTCCCGCTGATTGAGTCCCCACTCTATGCCAGACTTGGGATCCTTACAACTTGGGATCCTTACTACTTCTGTAAAGTAGAAGGCAGTGAAGCAGAGTGGCTTACAGAGCACAGATGTTGTTAGGTTCAGACAAACGGGCTCAGATTCTGCTTCTGCCTCTTACCACCTGTGTGATTTGGGCAAGATATTTAACCTCTCAGAGCCttagcttccttatctgtaaaacttGGATAATTCTGTCTACCTAACAGGATTGTTGTGACGAATAAACTACCTGGGAAAATTCTTAAGTGCTTAGCATAGTAGATGGCACTTAGCAGGCACCAACCAATGTTAGCTTTCTTAGTACTCTCATGTGACTTACGAGCAAACGGTTTGAACTTGTCTCGGAggcatggttaaaaaaaaaaaaaaaatatatatatatatatatataaataaagaaactgagccTCAGCAAGGTTAATCCTCATATTTGAGGGGTCAGTCTGCAGGTGACTGTCTGGGTTATATTGACTTgcaaggggaggaggaggaggagtgacCTGTCTCAGTGCCCCACGGTGGAGTGAGCACCACAATCGGATGACTACAACCATTGTTATGGCCACAGCTCTGATATCAGACAGGAATGgcttcaaatcctagctctgccacttatcaGCTGAGTTAACTGAGTGagacaagtcacttcacctcttgAGCCTCAGCTCTCCAAGAGTTAAAACAGAGTTAATAAATACCTCTCTCACAGAGGCTTTGTGAAAATTAGACTTGTTCTCTAAATTCCTTAGCACAATGCCTGTTCCCAGTAAGACGGCATTTGGGTCCATTATGGGGGCCAGGCCCCAGCTTACCCAGAGGAGATTCGGAGAATCTTTGGAACACTGAGCAGTGAATGCCAACACCTTTTGGCCAGCTTATGCAGTTCTTGGATCCGGCGGTTCGAGCTCTTGAGTAGCTTCAAGAGCGACAAGTTTTTTAACACCTGCCAGGGTCGAGAAACCAGATGAATAGAAGCTTCAGCTTTCCTGGACAgcctccctctcccctgcctgCCTCTAGCTCCGCTCAGCCAAGGGCCGGCCTGCTGGCTCCCCTGGGCCACTCAGCCTGGCAACCAGGGGCAGCACTGCATAAGTATACGAGCTTCCCCAAGCTGGGACCAAAACAGGGCATCTCACCGTT comes from Macaca fascicularis isolate 582-1 chromosome 10, T2T-MFA8v1.1 and encodes:
- the TP53TG5 gene encoding TP53-target gene 5 protein — encoded protein: MTEWMSMIQDEKPQDKTEQPLSKVIERNRLRTVLKNLSLLKLLKSSNRRIQELHKLAKRCWHSLLSVPKILRISSGENSACNKAKQNNEEFQEIGCSKKELKSKKLESTGDPKKKEYKEWKPQVQSRMSNKAKTSSAAMPWKEKHVEPEVPRTSRDYGLNLGAQGRQLLTEGPRVIFIKPYHNRTPMGHMKQLNVADQWIWFEGLPTRIHLPAPRVMCRSSTLRWVKRRCTRFCSASLEMPMWHPYKVDVTWTGARGASRGWRSRSQLKGRDGWRNSRVYK